Part of the Candidatus Delongbacteria bacterium genome, TCGGTATCATTTTAGAAAAGACTATCGTTACGTAACCATTCAAATGCTTTTGCATTTGAACCGGCTCCAGCGATTACCTTGCTTCGCAAGGATAAGCCTACGCCGGTGCAAGATACTTTTGGGATTGTAGTTTCTCTGGGAGAAGAATTCTCTTAAAAAACTAAAATCTTAACAATAATACACGATCACCAGTACAACTTTTTCAAAGGGCAAATCATACAATGTAAAGAATAATAATCTGATCTATTGCAATTTCTTCTTAACTATATCAATTTTTCTTTCTGCTAGTCTAAAAATAGATCTTATAAAACCTATCTCTTTTTTAGTTAACATCATACGCTTAAACAATAATTTAACATTTTCTTCCACTTGCTCAGTATGAAGATCTTTTTCCATTATCTTTTCAGTAATAATTTTTGCAATCTGCTCTCTGGCTATACGCTTCTCTTCATTATCAATTAAATCAGCTTTGTAACCAGTCTCAAAGACAGCCAACTCTTTAAAAAGTTCATACAGAGTTATAAGAACAGCCATGGATAAATTTAATGAGGAGTAATCTGCACTTGTCGGAATAGTTACTATTGTATCTGCAAAATCAATCTCTTCGTTACTCAAGCCATTTGTTTCGTTTCCAAACAAAAGTGAAACTTGAGTATTATCAGGTAATTCTGAAATTTCTTTAGCTAACTCAGCAGGTGTAATCATTTTATGAAATTTCCTCTGCCTGTTTGTAAAAGCATAGACGATATTGGAATCTTTTACAGCATCTGAAAGATCATCAAAATAAACAATTTTTTCGGTGTGGTCTTTAGCCCCAGCAGCCATGGTAAACATCTCATCGTCACTAAAATTAATCTGCTGAACACACCTGATACTATTAAATCCAAAATTTTTCGCAGCTCTGGCAACTGATCCTACATTTCCAGGAGACCAGGTTCTTACCAAAGTAATATGTATATTATCTCTATTTTTCATGTGCCAAGTTTATGAATAATTTTCAAGGTTATCAAGTATAATTTCATATTTATAAAAAAAATCTGCCACAAAACATGCAGCAGATT contains:
- a CDS encoding TrmJ/YjtD family RNA methyltransferase; this translates as MKNRDNIHITLVRTWSPGNVGSVARAAKNFGFNSIRCVQQINFSDDEMFTMAAGAKDHTEKIVYFDDLSDAVKDSNIVYAFTNRQRKFHKMITPAELAKEISELPDNTQVSLLFGNETNGLSNEEIDFADTIVTIPTSADYSSLNLSMAVLITLYELFKELAVFETGYKADLIDNEEKRIAREQIAKIITEKIMEKDLHTEQVEENVKLLFKRMMLTKKEIGFIRSIFRLAERKIDIVKKKLQ